From the Plasmodium vivax chromosome 5, whole genome shotgun sequence genome, one window contains:
- a CDS encoding 60S ribosomal protein L15-1, putative (encoded by transcript PVX_089750A), translating into MGAYKYIQEIWKKKQSDAMHFLLRVRTWEYRQLPVVHRVSRPSRPDKARRLGYKALQGFVIYRVRVRRGDRKKRVRKGVVHGKPKHQGVHKQKSTRNLKSVAEGKVGKSICGNLRVLNSYWVGQDAVYKYYEVILVDPMHNAVRNNPKINWICNPVHKHRELRGLTSAGKKYRGLRVKGHLSAKSRPSIRANWKRRQLIKLRKCR; encoded by the exons ATGGGAGCATACAAGTATATTCAAGAAATatggaagaaaaagcagTCGGATGCGATGCATTTCTTGCTCCGTGTTAGAACATGGGAGTACAG GCAACTGCCAGTAGTGCACCGAGTGTCGAGACCGAGCAGGCCCGACAAAGCCAGGCGACTAGGCTATAAGGCACTCCAGGGATTCGTCATATACCGAGTGAGAGTCAGAAGAGGAGACAGGAAAAAGAGAGTGAGAAAGGGAGTAGTGCACGGAAAGCCAAAGCATCAAGGTGTTCATAAGCAGAAGTCTACCAGAAACTTAAAAAGTGTTGCAGAGGGAAAGGTAGGAAAAAGCATCTGTGGAAACCTGAGGGTTCTAAATAGCTACTGGGTTGGACAGGACGCTGtgtataaatattatgaGGTTATTCTGGTTGACCCTATGCATAATGCTGTGCGAAACAACCCCAAAATCAATTGGATTTGTAACCCAGTACATAAGCATAGAGAATTGAGAGGACTGACGTCTGCTGGTAAGAAGTACAGAGGACTCCGTGTAAAGGGACACCTGTCAGCCAAGAGCAGACCTTCCATCAGGGCCAACTGGAAGAGAAGGCAGTTAATTAAATTGAGAAAATGTAGATGA